In the genome of Moorena sp. SIOASIH, the window ATTCCCCCCAAGCGAGCAATCCCTCGCTTGGGGGGTTAGGGGGGCGGGGGACTTTGAGAGTTTTATTCCCACCCCGGTGCGCTTACAGTCGTCGAATTAAATTCGCATTAGGTGCGCCTTCGGGTCGCACCGCAAAATTGGGCGGCTAGGGGGGCACAATCATACCCAGAATCAGCACGCCTTTTTGTTGGTATCCATACTCCGAAGCGCGAGGAAGGAACTGCCCATAGCTTAGCGCTAGTTCAGACAATTAACCCCAGGTATTTATACTCATTGTAAAATCGGAATGCAAATTTATAGTACTGTAGTATACAAGACTGTACAAAGGTGCTTTTATGCTAAGAAATAAGCTACATCAGGTAGCCAATCAAGATTTACAGCTTACCTATACAGCGATCACCTTAGGTAAGGAATTGGGAATTACTGGTAAGGGGTGCATCTCAGTTTTGCAATTAGGCACAAATTCCGGCGAAAATTCCGACACTTAAAATACTTAAAACACTTAAAACACTTTCCATCTCCTGAGCGAGTTGATGGACCAGCAGAAATTGTGCCCATCGAAGACCATGTATATGATGCAGAGGTTTTAGACTGTCATAATTTAGCGCTGTGTCCCGTTGACAACACAGGGGATTCCATAGATTATGCTCTTTCCCAATCAGGTGATGGTATACTTACCAAGGGTTTTTAATGACCATTCTAGTTTGTAGCTAGAAGCAGATTTTTGCAGTTTTTTTTTCCAACGATAATTCTTATGAAGGATAATACGTTCCTGTTGATTCAGACCGATCTCGACTCTAGAAAAGTTACAGGATCGCTATCAAAGATCGCGAATGTTATCTGGGTTTCTCCAATCTATGGGCCAGCTCATATTGTGGCTTACTTGGAATCAGATGGCCCGGCTGAGATGGAAGAAGTCATAGAAGAAATTCGGGCGAGACGATATATAAAGGCTGTTGATTCCCGTCCGTGCAAAGTGATTCCCGGTTACCATGATGAACCCGGTGTAAAATTCACAAAGGCTGTTCGCGCTTGTTTGATGATTAATGTGGATTACCACACGCTTAAAGAGCGTGACTTAGTTGCTTTTCTCAAGGAAAAGCCTTACTCCGTTCAAGTTCGGGCGTGTTGGGGACCTTCAGATACAATTGCTTTAATTGAAGCGGATAATAATGAAGATTTGCGAAATATTGTCTGTGATGAAATCAAGATTTATGAAGGAGTCAAATCCTTAAGTACACGGGTCTGCTATAAAATGGGCTAGGACGTAGAGTCATGCAAGAAATTCCATACAGTAAACTTGTCAGTTGGTATCAGGAAGAATATTCCAAGCAACAGACTGAATCAGTCTATGGACAGCCGAAAAAGCACCTGCTCAAGTTTTTTGAGATGCTTGACTCCAATGCAGTAGAAAAGACCGTCTTGGATTTAGGATGTGGTGACGGAGCTAACAGTATTGCTTTGGCGAAGAAGGGATACTATGTTACGGGCATTGATAGATCTGGAGAACAGGCTTTTCTGAATCGGGCTGATCAGGAAAAACTAGATAATGTGAAGTTCATCACGGGTGATATTGCAACGTATCCTTTTGATGAAAATGGCAATACATACGGCTGTGTTTTGTGTGCAGGTGTATTCCATCTCTTAAGTGAAGAAACTATCCCCTTAGTGGCGCGAAAAGCCAAAAGTGTGGTTGCTCCCGGTGGACTAATCTATCTAGATGTTGTTGCCAATATGAAGCGCGTGTTTCGTGATTCTGGAGAGGAGTTCATTTTTTCTGGTTTAGCAAATTGGTCGGCTCAACAGGCAAAAGATTTTTTTACTGAGCTACTGTCAGACTGGCTGCTGTTGGACTCGATGTTTTTCCACGCGGAAGCCGACTGGCCAGTGAAAGAAGGTAACTATCCAATTGCACCTTATCATTGGAGTGCTGATTATGTGTGTGTAGTCGCCAAAAATACCAGCGAAAATGTGCATGAGTAGGATAAAGATCGCCCGTAAAATCCCAAAGGATCATCAATCAAATAGTGGGCTAAAAATAATAAATTTTAGCTTCACTAAAAAACTGTCGTTCATTTATTTTAAATCATGCAACTTTCTGATTCGCAAGTAAATAGTTTTGAGTCCGAGGGCTATATTATTTTAGAGAATTGCCTTTCAGAAACTGAAGTTGAAGTGCTTACAAAAGAGTTACCCCAATTGGCGAAAAAGGACGACCTGAGATGGGTAGAAGAGGCATCTAGGAATGTGCGTACTTTGTATATTCCCCATACAAAAAGCCAAGTTTTTAATAACTTAATGCGATTACCTAGACTTTTAAAAGCTGTCGAACAACTCTTAAATTCCCAAGTTTACATTCATCAATATACCCTGCACCCTAAAGTGGCGTTAACTGGCGAAGGTTTTGAGTGGCATAGTGACGCTTGGTACAGCAGAAAAGAAGACAATATCCCTGAGTCCCAATTGGTTGTTGTCCAAGTTTTTATTGATGATGCCACAAGTGATTTGTGTGGTCCTATTGTATTTTTACCAGGTTCTCACAAAGAAGCTATATCAGTAGATCCTTATTATAAAAATTATCAGCGCCCCCAATCGGATCTTGTGCCTAACAATCGTCATTCCTCTGAGCAATGGGGCTTTAGTATGAGCATAGAACAAAAATATCGCCTCAAAAAAGAGCTATTAGCAGAATTCGTCGATAAATATGGCATTGTTAGCCTTAAAGGAAAAGCAGGAACAGTAGCATTTCTTCATGCAAATTTGCTCCATGCCTCAAGCAATAATATTACTCCTTGGGATCGTAAGACGCTACGGATTACTTACAATAGTGTCAATAATCTTCCGTTACATCCAGAAAAACTCCGTTCAGAACCGATTGTCTGGCACGATTTTACTCCTTTATTACCTGTAGCTGATGATATCCTGTTGCAACCAGAGCACTCTCCTGTCTAGCTGGGATTATGCAACAACTCAGGAAAAAGTGATAGTCTTGCTATCAACCCCTTACCTTGATTGAGTGTCATTAACTCGAACAAGAGCGAAAAGTCGATACAGAACTAGCGAAGCTGTTACCTTATGACTCTGAAGCCAAAAACTAGCTAATTTTCTTTTAGCATTACGTCAGATCTCAGTAGGCTTACTTTTGTAAAAAGCATCTTCGCTAGTTTTCTCAAAAAAAGATAGGGTTATCATCATGAGTATTATGACTTATGAAGAGCATTATGCTCTCAGTATGAAAAGCGCACGGTTAACAACCCTAAAGGATTACCTTGAGGACATTGGTCGTCTGAAAAGGGAAGTCCCCCAAAAGCCTGTAGAAGTTGCTCAGGTATTTCTAGCACAAAACGATCTTGAGATGTCACGGTACTCTGAATTGTTTTTTAAAAATATGGGAAAATTTTATGCCCATTATCTCGCCAGTGTACCATTTGTAGCTGAAGAGTTATCCCGAATAGGGTTGACAATGTGTAGATTTGCACAATGGCT includes:
- a CDS encoding class I SAM-dependent methyltransferase codes for the protein MQEIPYSKLVSWYQEEYSKQQTESVYGQPKKHLLKFFEMLDSNAVEKTVLDLGCGDGANSIALAKKGYYVTGIDRSGEQAFLNRADQEKLDNVKFITGDIATYPFDENGNTYGCVLCAGVFHLLSEETIPLVARKAKSVVAPGGLIYLDVVANMKRVFRDSGEEFIFSGLANWSAQQAKDFFTELLSDWLLLDSMFFHAEADWPVKEGNYPIAPYHWSADYVCVVAKNTSENVHE
- a CDS encoding phytanoyl-CoA dioxygenase family protein, yielding MQLSDSQVNSFESEGYIILENCLSETEVEVLTKELPQLAKKDDLRWVEEASRNVRTLYIPHTKSQVFNNLMRLPRLLKAVEQLLNSQVYIHQYTLHPKVALTGEGFEWHSDAWYSRKEDNIPESQLVVVQVFIDDATSDLCGPIVFLPGSHKEAISVDPYYKNYQRPQSDLVPNNRHSSEQWGFSMSIEQKYRLKKELLAEFVDKYGIVSLKGKAGTVAFLHANLLHASSNNITPWDRKTLRITYNSVNNLPLHPEKLRSEPIVWHDFTPLLPVADDILLQPEHSPV